In Aliarcobacter faecis, a genomic segment contains:
- a CDS encoding MarR family transcriptional regulator — MENLKLDYSDFVQLLEFATLDTSLNVKDFRVLCYVYFNDNFTQQKLSKDLKISSLGVVISSLKKLEKLEYIEKVSKHTKKIKNVSSYNYLVLTKNLNVHKNHNNSINSYFKDTSSLYNYFFELIPTSKKIAYFENYKAVDLLLNYDKFTFEQIKTIIDFISENEELKKKYNRPILLRKNIQELISLTRINKGA, encoded by the coding sequence AAATTTAAAGCTTGATTATTCAGACTTTGTTCAACTTCTTGAATTTGCTACTCTTGATACTTCTTTAAATGTAAAAGACTTTCGAGTCTTATGTTATGTGTATTTTAATGATAATTTTACACAACAAAAGCTAAGTAAAGATTTAAAAATTTCTTCACTTGGCGTTGTTATATCTTCACTTAAGAAATTAGAAAAACTTGAGTATATTGAGAAAGTTTCTAAGCATACTAAAAAAATAAAAAATGTTAGTTCTTATAATTATCTTGTACTTACTAAAAATTTGAATGTACATAAAAATCATAATAACTCTATAAATTCATATTTTAAAGATACTTCAAGCCTTTATAATTACTTTTTTGAATTAATCCCTACTTCTAAAAAAATAGCTTATTTTGAGAATTATAAAGCTGTTGATTTACTTCTTAATTATGACAAATTTACTTTTGAACAAATTAAAACAATCATTGATTTTATTTCAGAAAATGAAGAGTTAAAGAAGAAATATAACCGCCCTATCCTTTTAAGAAAAAATATTCAAGAGTTAATTTCATTAACTAGAATTAATAAAGGAGCTTAA
- a CDS encoding glycoside hydrolase family protein, whose amino-acid sequence MNYEKLKQSLIENEGLKLKVYTCPAGYQTIGVGRNLETRGITKDEALRMLDEDIERCNLFLYGFFDHFYYVDDCVKNVLIQMVFNLGETGFKKFQKMIKAVNERDYETASKEMLDSKWHRDFVALRKDKNEKETRSYKLALQMRKGEFI is encoded by the coding sequence ATGAATTATGAAAAATTAAAACAAAGCCTTATTGAAAATGAGGGCTTAAAATTAAAGGTTTACACTTGCCCAGCTGGATATCAAACTATAGGAGTGGGTAGAAATTTAGAAACAAGAGGAATAACAAAAGATGAAGCCCTTAGAATGTTAGATGAAGATATAGAAAGATGTAATTTATTTTTATATGGTTTTTTTGATCATTTTTACTACGTGGATGACTGCGTTAAAAATGTATTAATTCAAATGGTTTTTAATCTTGGCGAAACTGGATTTAAAAAGTTTCAAAAAATGATTAAAGCGGTAAATGAAAGGGATTATGAAACCGCTTCAAAAGAAATGTTAGATAGTAAATGGCATAGAGACTTTGTGGCTCTAAGAAAAGATAAAAATGAAAAAGAAACAAGAAGCTATAAATTAGCTTTACAAATGCGAAAAGGAGAATTTATATAA
- a CDS encoding tyrosine-type recombinase/integrase: protein MRYNLDFKNSFDTTMLFWIERFVRNKLTSLSNRQVSDKNKLAFIIQQLVKGTKSIEELEVFVKEARNIGLNGINTYFNPLLKLYNYTSNLGLASMKEIDEELLSDFLASETSSLSDASKKNHRIALLSLFSYIDKQNENEDGSSYLFKIELKNWGGLSGKSGTKLPSFMNQDEVNRFLEAIDKYEFTDNIAYRNRLIIKIILYTGIRVSEMLNLKLKDIFNEKDVYMLQIRGKGNKPRVVMIKKSIIENDLQNWLNIRVCNSDILVCNQKGDRLTQAYVSRIVENILISAGIRKEKNGAHMLRHSFATLLYSKHHDLILVQEALGHADINTSRIYTHFDKDRLRKTTEIF from the coding sequence ATGAGATACAATTTAGATTTTAAAAATAGTTTTGATACTACTATGCTTTTTTGGATAGAGAGATTTGTAAGAAATAAATTAACAAGTTTATCAAATAGACAAGTATCAGATAAAAACAAACTAGCTTTTATAATTCAACAATTAGTAAAAGGTACAAAATCTATTGAAGAGTTAGAAGTTTTTGTAAAAGAAGCAAGAAATATTGGTTTGAACGGAATAAATACATATTTTAATCCTCTTTTAAAGCTATACAATTATACTTCAAACTTAGGATTAGCATCAATGAAAGAGATAGATGAAGAGCTTTTAAGTGATTTCTTAGCTAGTGAAACTAGCTCTTTATCTGATGCAAGTAAAAAGAACCATCGTATTGCCCTACTATCTTTATTCTCATATATAGATAAGCAAAATGAAAATGAAGATGGAAGTTCATATTTGTTTAAAATAGAGTTAAAAAATTGGGGTGGATTAAGTGGGAAAAGTGGTACTAAACTCCCCTCTTTTATGAATCAAGATGAAGTTAATAGATTTTTAGAAGCTATTGACAAATATGAGTTTACAGATAATATAGCATATAGAAATAGGCTTATTATAAAAATCATTCTTTATACTGGTATTAGAGTTAGTGAAATGTTGAATTTAAAACTAAAAGATATTTTCAATGAAAAAGATGTTTATATGTTACAAATTCGAGGTAAAGGAAATAAACCAAGAGTTGTAATGATAAAAAAATCTATTATAGAAAATGATTTACAAAATTGGCTAAATATCAGAGTTTGTAATAGTGATATTTTAGTTTGTAATCAAAAAGGTGATAGATTAACTCAAGCTTATGTTAGCCGAATTGTTGAAAATATTTTAATAAGTGCAGGCATAAGAAAAGAGAAAAACGGTGCTCATATGCTAAGACACTCTTTTGCAACTTTACTTTATTCAAAACACCATGATTTGATACTTGTTCAAGAGGCACTAGGTCATGCAGATATAAATACAAGTCGTATTTATACTCATTTTGATAAAGATAGACTTAGAAAAACAACAGAAATTTTTTAA
- a CDS encoding M3 family metallopeptidase — protein MFCEFNLENLENSSIELEKILNDSRKKIEELLTIENKTYKNFVLPFQEIGESINEFITPIFHIDSVKNSEITSKVYEDCLPIISKYESEVSQNENIYNALKYIQSNENSTLNDIQKKVLENEIRDFELSGCNLEKDKKQRLEELDLLLSELSHKFSQNLLKATNSYSLIVENFEDVKDIPQSDLELAKFEEDGKTKYKFTLQMPSYIAFMTYCKNRELREELYKAYTTRASENGKIIEEILTLKEEKVKILGFENFAQYSLATKMAKSEDEVINFLKELGYKAKPKAIKEFEELKQMALEDGIRDFRASDTSFYSEKLKKAQYDLDEEYYRPYFEQNSVLEGFFDFLYKMFNIKFVKTEAKAWDDKVQVYNLSENEKIIARIYIDLEARADKRGGAWMNNWHSYYKTSNDEIKLPTAYIVGNFPQSTKDIPSLLRHSDVVTLFHEMGHALHHLLSKVDEPNVSGIAGVAWDVVEFPSQFLEYFSYDKDVLKLFAKHYQTGEVLDDEAINRLIKAKNFQSSMATVRQIEFALFDFKLYQELYKKEEDIQNLLDSIRKEFAVIIPPSYNKFQNGFSHIFAGGYSAGYYSYKWAEVLSADAFYMFIESGNIFNHELGLKYKECVLSKGGSYNMDKLFYDFAQREPKIDSLLKIDGII, from the coding sequence ATGTTTTGTGAATTTAATTTAGAAAATTTAGAAAATTCAAGTATTGAATTAGAAAAAATTTTAAATGATAGTAGAAAAAAAATAGAAGAACTTTTAACTATTGAAAATAAAACTTATAAAAATTTTGTGTTGCCATTTCAAGAAATAGGGGAGAGTATAAATGAATTTATAACTCCAATTTTTCATATTGACTCAGTTAAAAATTCAGAAATCACTTCAAAAGTTTATGAAGATTGTCTTCCTATAATCTCAAAATATGAGAGTGAAGTAAGTCAGAATGAAAATATATATAATGCTTTAAAATATATACAGTCTAATGAAAATAGTACTTTAAATGATATACAAAAAAAAGTATTAGAAAATGAGATAAGAGATTTTGAATTATCTGGTTGTAATTTAGAAAAAGATAAAAAACAAAGACTTGAAGAGTTAGATCTACTTTTGAGTGAGTTATCACACAAATTTTCACAAAATTTATTAAAAGCTACAAACTCTTACTCTTTAATAGTTGAAAATTTTGAAGATGTAAAAGATATTCCTCAATCAGATTTAGAACTTGCAAAGTTTGAAGAAGATGGAAAAACTAAATATAAATTCACTCTTCAAATGCCTTCTTATATAGCTTTTATGACATATTGTAAAAATAGAGAGTTAAGAGAAGAACTATATAAAGCTTATACAACAAGAGCTAGTGAGAATGGAAAAATCATTGAAGAGATTTTAACTTTAAAAGAGGAAAAGGTAAAAATATTGGGATTTGAAAACTTTGCACAATACTCACTTGCAACAAAAATGGCAAAAAGTGAAGATGAAGTTATTAATTTTCTAAAAGAGCTTGGATATAAAGCTAAACCAAAAGCTATAAAAGAGTTTGAAGAGTTAAAACAGATGGCTTTAGAAGATGGAATTAGAGATTTTAGGGCAAGTGATACAAGTTTTTATAGTGAAAAGCTTAAAAAAGCTCAATATGATTTAGATGAAGAGTATTATAGACCTTATTTTGAACAAAACTCTGTTCTTGAAGGTTTTTTTGATTTCTTATATAAAATGTTTAATATTAAGTTTGTAAAAACTGAAGCTAAAGCTTGGGATGACAAAGTTCAAGTTTATAATTTGAGTGAAAATGAAAAAATTATTGCTAGAATTTATATAGATTTAGAAGCAAGAGCTGATAAAAGAGGTGGGGCTTGGATGAATAACTGGCACTCATATTATAAAACTTCAAATGATGAGATAAAACTTCCAACAGCTTATATAGTTGGAAACTTCCCTCAATCTACAAAAGATATTCCATCACTTTTAAGACATAGTGATGTTGTAACACTTTTCCATGAAATGGGACATGCTTTACACCATCTTTTAAGTAAAGTTGATGAACCAAATGTAAGTGGGATAGCTGGAGTTGCTTGGGATGTTGTTGAGTTTCCATCACAATTTTTAGAGTATTTTTCTTATGATAAAGATGTTTTAAAATTATTTGCAAAACATTATCAAACAGGTGAAGTTCTTGATGATGAGGCTATAAATAGACTTATTAAAGCTAAAAATTTTCAATCTTCTATGGCAACTGTAAGACAAATTGAATTTGCATTGTTTGACTTTAAACTATATCAAGAGCTATACAAAAAAGAAGAAGATATTCAAAATTTACTAGATAGTATTAGAAAAGAGTTTGCGGTAATAATTCCACCTTCATATAACAAGTTTCAAAATGGATTCTCTCATATCTTTGCTGGTGGTTATAGTGCAGGGTATTACTCTTACAAATGGGCAGAAGTTTTAAGTGCAGACGCCTTTTATATGTTTATTGAGAGTGGAAATATTTTTAATCATGAACTAGGATTAAAATATAAAGAGTGTGTTTTAAGTAAAGGTGGTTCATACAATATGGATAAGCTTTTCTACGATTTTGCACAAAGAGAACCAAAAATTGATTCATTATTAAAAATTGATGGAATAATTTAG
- the prmC gene encoding peptide chain release factor N(5)-glutamine methyltransferase has protein sequence MTIKDCVKKYSNDLKLVTHIPAKEIEILIMFLLDKNPIWLHLNYNNEFEKENELQTLVKKRATNYPLEYITKKASFYGEQFIVNEGVLIPRPETEFLVENAFNILKEQKESKTVVEIGTGSGIISVMLALLIENIKIIAVDINPKALELAKQNAKKFGVLEKIDFRLSNLFENIFEENIFMVVSNPPYIANDYKLPKNVKFEPSNALFGGVLGDELLKNIIKETNDKKIQYLLCEIGFDQKKSLEEYFKEFNVEFHSFYKDYENFDRGFTLKFKK, from the coding sequence TTGACAATAAAAGATTGTGTAAAAAAATATAGTAATGATTTAAAACTTGTAACTCATATTCCTGCAAAAGAGATTGAAATTTTAATAATGTTTTTACTTGATAAAAATCCAATTTGGCTTCACTTAAACTACAATAATGAGTTTGAGAAAGAAAATGAGCTACAAACATTGGTAAAAAAGAGAGCTACAAACTATCCACTTGAATATATTACTAAAAAAGCCTCATTTTATGGTGAACAATTTATTGTAAATGAAGGAGTTTTGATTCCACGACCAGAGACTGAATTTTTAGTAGAAAATGCTTTTAATATTTTAAAAGAGCAAAAAGAGTCTAAAACTGTAGTTGAAATTGGAACTGGAAGTGGAATAATTTCTGTTATGCTAGCACTTTTAATAGAAAATATTAAAATAATAGCCGTTGATATAAATCCTAAAGCTTTAGAGTTAGCAAAACAAAATGCCAAAAAATTTGGAGTTTTAGAAAAAATTGATTTTAGACTTAGTAATTTATTTGAAAATATTTTTGAAGAGAATATTTTTATGGTAGTTTCAAATCCACCATATATTGCAAATGATTATAAATTACCTAAAAATGTAAAGTTTGAACCATCAAACGCACTTTTTGGAGGAGTTCTTGGAGATGAGTTATTAAAAAATATCATTAAAGAAACAAATGATAAGAAAATTCAATATTTATTATGTGAAATAGGATTTGATCAAAAAAAATCACTAGAAGAGTATTTTAAAGAGTTTAATGTAGAATTTCACTCTTTTTATAAAGATTATGAAAATTTTGATAGAGGATTTACTCTAAAATTTAAAAAATAA
- the hemW gene encoding radical SAM family heme chaperone HemW, translating to MLLYIHIPFCDSKCFYCAFNSYTTKFKLKDDYMEALKKQLEENLKKHIINKNRKIKTVFIGGGTPSTIKASSYKDIFTLIRPYLEENAEITTEANPNSATFSWQEEMFNLGVNRISFGVQSFDEQKLKFLGRAHSSQSAIEAINSAKKVGFKKISCDIIYGTINDSFESLKKDFDIVKNLEINHISAYSLIIEENTKFYLDEKSLQKSKKSLKIDDEDLSYEIFDYLNKLGFKQYEIANFATNEEFESKHNYGYWEYNEYMGIGSGAVACIKNVREYSQKNIEKYIENPLLVEKEELSSEDIKAEKVLLGFRCKFGVDLKLLNENELKKADDLLFEKKLELKEDRLININYLLADELALYILD from the coding sequence TTGCTTTTATACATACATATACCTTTTTGTGATAGTAAATGCTTCTATTGTGCTTTTAACTCATATACAACAAAATTTAAGTTAAAAGATGACTATATGGAAGCTTTAAAAAAGCAATTAGAAGAAAATTTAAAAAAACATATTATTAATAAAAATAGAAAGATAAAAACTGTTTTTATTGGTGGTGGAACTCCATCAACCATAAAAGCTTCAAGTTATAAAGATATTTTTACCTTAATAAGACCATATTTAGAAGAGAATGCTGAAATTACAACAGAAGCAAACCCAAATTCAGCTACTTTTTCTTGGCAAGAGGAGATGTTTAATCTTGGTGTAAATCGTATTAGTTTTGGAGTTCAAAGTTTTGATGAACAAAAATTAAAATTTTTAGGTCGAGCTCACAGTAGCCAAAGTGCAATCGAAGCTATAAATAGTGCAAAAAAAGTAGGATTCAAAAAAATAAGTTGTGATATTATTTATGGTACTATAAATGATAGTTTTGAGAGTTTAAAAAAAGATTTTGATATTGTAAAAAATTTAGAAATTAACCATATTAGTGCCTATTCACTTATAATTGAAGAGAATACAAAGTTTTATTTAGATGAAAAATCTCTTCAAAAAAGTAAAAAAAGTTTAAAAATAGATGATGAAGACTTAAGTTATGAAATTTTTGATTATTTAAATAAGTTAGGATTTAAGCAATATGAAATAGCAAATTTTGCTACTAATGAAGAGTTTGAATCAAAACATAACTATGGATATTGGGAATATAATGAATATATGGGGATAGGTTCTGGTGCAGTTGCTTGTATAAAAAATGTTAGAGAATATAGTCAGAAAAATATAGAGAAATATATAGAAAATCCTCTACTTGTCGAAAAAGAAGAGCTGAGTAGCGAAGATATAAAAGCTGAAAAAGTTCTTCTAGGATTTCGATGTAAGTTTGGTGTGGATTTAAAGCTTTTAAATGAAAATGAACTAAAAAAGGCAGATGATTTACTCTTTGAAAAAAAGCTAGAATTAAAAGAAGATAGACTTATTAATATTAACTATTTACTTGCTGATGAATTAGCTTTATATATACTAGATTAA
- a CDS encoding RNA pyrophosphohydrolase, which yields MTDKEEIIKKEKKNFRPNVAAIILSSKYPAKCEIFIASRTDITNAWQFPQGGIDKGESTKEALFRELEEEIGTRDVEIIAEYPTWVSYEFPPVIAQKMYPYDGQKQKYYLVKLKQGAKININTEIPEFSEYKFVPTKEIYEYITFFKRTVYKQVLKYFKDEGYI from the coding sequence ATGACTGATAAAGAAGAGATTATTAAAAAAGAGAAAAAGAATTTTAGACCAAATGTTGCAGCTATTATATTATCATCTAAATATCCAGCTAAGTGTGAGATTTTCATAGCTTCAAGAACAGATATAACAAATGCTTGGCAATTCCCACAAGGTGGAATTGATAAGGGCGAAAGTACTAAAGAGGCTTTGTTTAGAGAACTTGAAGAGGAGATTGGAACAAGAGATGTTGAGATAATTGCAGAGTATCCAACTTGGGTCTCTTATGAATTCCCTCCAGTAATTGCTCAAAAAATGTACCCTTATGATGGGCAAAAACAAAAATACTATTTAGTAAAACTAAAACAAGGTGCAAAAATCAATATAAACACAGAAATTCCAGAGTTTAGTGAGTATAAATTTGTACCAACAAAAGAGATTTATGAATATATAACTTTTTTTAAAAGAACTGTTTATAAACAAGTTTTAAAGTATTTTAAAGATGAGGGATATATTTAA
- a CDS encoding aspartate kinase, with protein MLKVLKFGGTSVGALDRIANVANIIKKMKDEGHDVIAIVSAMSGETNKLIEYAEYYTKTPEPKEMDMLLSAGERVTSALLSIALNSMGYKTISMSGREAGILTDNSHTKARIEKIDTSNMQKALKEGNTIIVAGFQGVTLDGSRITTLGRGGSDLSAVAIAGAIKADVCEIYTDVDGIYTTDPRIEPKAKKLEKISYDEMLELASLGAKVLQNRSVEMAKKLNVNLVSRSSFTPDVEGTLITNEEEIMEKPIVSGIALDKNQVRVGMYGVIDKPGVASAIFTALADANINVDMIVQTRGLDGTTDLDFTVPTTDLEICKKVMEQFSLQAKNIDYNEAICKVSIVGVGMKSHTGVASKAFTALANENINIRIISTSEIKISMIIEEKYAELAVRALHDAYELDK; from the coding sequence ATGTTAAAAGTACTTAAATTTGGTGGAACAAGTGTTGGAGCATTGGATAGAATTGCTAATGTTGCAAATATCATCAAAAAAATGAAAGATGAAGGACATGATGTAATTGCTATTGTTTCAGCAATGAGTGGTGAAACAAATAAGTTGATAGAGTATGCTGAATATTATACAAAAACTCCTGAACCCAAAGAGATGGATATGCTTTTAAGTGCTGGGGAAAGAGTAACTTCTGCACTTTTATCAATTGCATTAAATAGTATGGGGTATAAAACTATCTCTATGAGTGGAAGAGAAGCTGGAATTTTAACAGATAACTCTCACACAAAAGCAAGAATAGAAAAAATTGATACTTCAAATATGCAAAAAGCTTTAAAAGAGGGAAATACTATTATAGTTGCAGGATTTCAAGGAGTAACTCTTGATGGTTCAAGAATTACAACTTTGGGTCGAGGTGGAAGTGATTTATCTGCTGTTGCTATTGCAGGAGCTATAAAAGCTGATGTTTGTGAGATTTATACAGATGTTGATGGTATTTATACAACAGATCCACGAATTGAGCCAAAAGCAAAAAAACTAGAAAAAATCTCTTATGATGAGATGCTAGAACTTGCAAGTTTAGGAGCAAAAGTTTTACAAAATAGATCTGTTGAAATGGCAAAAAAATTGAATGTAAATTTAGTATCAAGAAGTAGCTTTACACCTGATGTAGAGGGAACATTAATCACAAATGAAGAGGAAATTATGGAAAAACCAATAGTAAGTGGAATAGCTTTAGATAAAAATCAAGTTAGAGTTGGAATGTATGGAGTTATAGATAAACCAGGTGTTGCTAGTGCAATATTTACAGCACTTGCTGATGCAAATATAAATGTAGATATGATAGTTCAAACAAGAGGACTTGATGGAACAACTGATTTAGATTTTACAGTTCCAACAACTGATTTAGAAATTTGTAAAAAAGTTATGGAACAGTTTAGCCTACAAGCAAAAAATATTGACTATAATGAAGCAATTTGTAAAGTTTCAATAGTTGGTGTTGGTATGAAATCTCATACAGGAGTCGCTTCAAAAGCATTTACTGCTTTAGCAAATGAAAATATAAATATAAGAATTATCTCTACAAGTGAGATTAAAATATCTATGATTATTGAAGAAAAATATGCTGAATTAGCTGTACGAGCTTTACACGACGCATACGAACTGGATAAATAA
- a CDS encoding HobA family DNA replication regulator codes for MQEFLNWTVDTIREDRLISPWLEEKKFEWTPIVARNITNILDKNFSIIVITDKEREWFLSYILSNINSSKLNRPFLPFYDFRSFYRYIDGVKSDDDISNIRDMLNISFPNGYSFWYIGKSQDNRANIAKMSKNSFLWLFDEEKQDAFNLKSNDEALDMKLLQMFRLYNKTLSAALFAQINVEN; via the coding sequence TTGCAAGAATTTTTAAATTGGACAGTTGATACAATCAGGGAAGATAGACTTATATCTCCTTGGTTGGAAGAGAAAAAATTTGAGTGGACTCCAATAGTTGCTAGAAATATAACAAATATTTTGGATAAAAACTTCTCTATTATTGTAATAACTGATAAAGAGAGAGAGTGGTTTTTAAGTTATATTTTGTCAAATATAAACTCTTCAAAACTAAATAGACCTTTTTTACCATTTTATGATTTTAGATCTTTTTATAGATATATTGATGGTGTAAAATCTGATGATGATATCTCAAATATAAGAGATATGTTAAATATCTCTTTTCCAAATGGATATAGTTTTTGGTATATAGGTAAAAGCCAAGATAATAGAGCAAATATTGCTAAAATGTCAAAAAATTCATTTCTTTGGCTTTTTGATGAAGAGAAACAAGATGCTTTTAATCTAAAATCAAATGATGAAGCTTTAGATATGAAGCTTTTACAAATGTTTAGATTATATAATAAAACTTTAAGTGCTGCACTTTTTGCACAAATAAATGTGGAAAATTAA
- a CDS encoding DNA polymerase III subunit delta' translates to MQEFFFKSHILLVDDIEESLNKQITLYPKHSIRVIKNEEKDEFQIAQAQMAIKEAYIATSEIKYLFLCGATFRVEAQNALLKILEEPPLNIVFIILTNLKNTLLPTIYSRLPYKNLRSFELKNESSLDIKRLDLKDIYNFLKDNQKISKDETKIVLEEILIKVKNEKIELKEKELEVFSKSVKLLDLNSKPINILTLLLLTLFNKKI, encoded by the coding sequence TTGCAAGAGTTCTTTTTTAAATCTCATATTTTACTTGTAGATGATATAGAGGAGAGTTTAAATAAACAAATAACTCTTTATCCAAAACACTCAATAAGAGTTATTAAAAATGAGGAAAAAGATGAGTTTCAAATAGCCCAAGCTCAAATGGCTATAAAAGAGGCTTATATTGCAACAAGTGAAATAAAATATCTTTTTTTGTGTGGAGCAACTTTTAGAGTTGAAGCACAAAATGCTTTACTTAAAATTTTAGAAGAGCCACCATTAAATATTGTTTTTATTATATTAACAAACTTAAAAAACACCCTGCTTCCAACAATTTATTCAAGATTACCATATAAAAATCTAAGAAGTTTTGAATTAAAGAATGAATCATCTTTAGATATTAAAAGATTGGATTTAAAAGATATTTATAATTTTTTAAAAGATAATCAAAAAATTTCAAAAGATGAAACAAAAATAGTTCTTGAAGAGATTTTAATAAAAGTAAAGAATGAAAAAATTGAGTTAAAAGAGAAAGAACTTGAAGTTTTCTCAAAATCTGTAAAACTTCTTGATTTAAATTCAAAACCTATAAATATTTTAACCCTTCTTCTTTTAACTTTATTTAATAAAAAGATTTAA
- the folP gene encoding dihydropteroate synthase translates to MQIYKISLNDANNFLTKLNCDKSGVKIMSKKTKIHTLFIKNLHVGAANILKQDALSIGADLAVPEGVVVARDKYVDVLLIGTTKHIEILSKKELAQPFGLKELAKNLKDFIKEQNYPTKIMGVLNANEDSFFKNSRFDNSSALIRIEKMIEDGANIIDIGGVSSRPGSIYVGEDEELKRVKDIIDLIYKGKYFEKVEFSIDSYSPKTIEYALNSGFKIVNDITGLENDEVCKLAKKYSAKAIIMHMQNDPQTMQNEPKYENIMLEIDTFFNKRVEKAKSFGIEDLILDVGIGFGKNLEHNLTLIKNLEHFKHFGYELLIGASRKSMINMITPTAIEDRLSGTLAIHLESLRNGASIIRCHDVKEHFQAIKVFEAINQDYK, encoded by the coding sequence ATGCAAATTTATAAAATTTCATTAAATGATGCTAATAATTTTTTAACAAAACTAAATTGTGATAAAAGTGGAGTTAAAATAATGTCTAAAAAGACAAAAATTCATACTCTATTTATAAAAAATCTTCATGTTGGAGCTGCAAATATTCTAAAACAAGATGCTCTTTCTATTGGTGCTGATTTAGCTGTTCCTGAAGGTGTTGTAGTTGCAAGAGATAAATATGTAGATGTATTACTAATAGGAACAACAAAACATATTGAGATTCTAAGTAAAAAAGAGTTAGCCCAACCTTTTGGACTAAAAGAGTTAGCAAAAAATTTAAAAGATTTTATAAAAGAGCAAAACTATCCTACAAAAATAATGGGTGTTCTAAATGCAAATGAAGACTCTTTTTTCAAAAATAGTAGATTTGATAACTCTAGTGCTCTAATTAGAATTGAAAAGATGATAGAAGATGGGGCTAATATTATAGATATTGGTGGTGTTTCAAGTCGCCCTGGAAGTATTTATGTAGGAGAAGATGAAGAGTTAAAAAGAGTTAAAGATATTATTGATTTAATTTATAAGGGAAAATATTTTGAGAAAGTAGAATTTTCTATTGATTCATATTCACCAAAAACTATTGAGTATGCTTTAAATAGCGGATTTAAAATAGTAAATGATATTACAGGTTTAGAAAATGATGAAGTTTGTAAACTTGCTAAAAAATATAGTGCAAAAGCTATAATTATGCATATGCAGAATGATCCACAAACTATGCAAAATGAGCCAAAATATGAAAATATTATGCTCGAAATTGATACTTTTTTTAATAAAAGAGTTGAAAAAGCTAAAAGTTTTGGAATAGAAGATCTAATTTTAGATGTTGGAATTGGTTTTGGAAAAAATTTAGAGCATAATTTAACACTTATAAAAAATCTTGAACATTTTAAACACTTTGGATATGAACTTTTAATAGGTGCTAGTAGAAAATCTATGATAAATATGATAACTCCAACTGCTATTGAAGATAGACTTAGTGGAACTTTGGCTATTCATTTAGAGTCTTTAAGAAATGGTGCAAGTATTATTAGATGTCATGATGTAAAAGAACACTTTCAAGCTATTAAAGTTTTTGAAGCTATAAATCAAGATTATAAATAA